In the Hylaeus volcanicus isolate JK05 chromosome 1, UHH_iyHylVolc1.0_haploid, whole genome shotgun sequence genome, one interval contains:
- the LOC128879487 gene encoding uncharacterized protein DDB_G0288805-like: QQSRHKGHTGDRHNRAYLRERFSASARRNVAEKYYDCLQCAEQCRHVTNIVTSTNNNNNNNNNSNSSNNNVKLEKCAKSNILIPSNGTSNCRLTSPLSSTMIKEDPKALALACLDDFKTSTNPKSTKLSGSLKIQPLFLTPAKKRSSLARPVRVHDSFTQPKKLLPANYAFQTLQKRETNESTYEDDEHEETSWPIRLRFEQMLELTLPQTKKRRKKKTSMRLMKQQQQTRHVCKDTERLLRVLSVNNVDQDNRYNVTRCSVM; encoded by the coding sequence CAACAGTCTCGCCACAAAGGCCACACGGGGGACCGGCACAATCGCGCGTATCTCCGAGAGCGATTCTCCGCTTCAGCCCGTCGAAACGTGGCCGAGAAGTATTACGACTGCCTGCAGTGCGCGGAGCAATGTCGTCACGTGACGAACATCGTCACCAGCAccaacaacaataacaataacaataacaacagtAATAGCAGTAACAACAACGTCAAGCTCGAGAAGTGCGCGAAAAGCAACATCCTGATACCAAGCAACGGTACGAGCAACTGTCGACTGACCAGTCCCCTTAGTTCCACGATGATCAAGGAGGATCCTAAAGCTTTAGCTTTAGCTTGCCTGGACGACTTCAAGACGTCGACGAACCCGAAGAGCACCAAGCTGTCCGGATCGCTGAAGATCCAGCCGCTGTTCTTGACCCCGGCGAAGAAGAGATCCTCGTTGGCGCGTCCGGTTCGCGTTCACGACTCGTTCACTCAGCCGAAGAAACTGTTACCCGCGAACTACGCGTTCCAGACGTTGCAGAAACGAGAGACGAACGAGTCCACGTACGAGGACGACGAACACGAGGAGACTAGCTGGCCTATTCGACTCAGGTTCGAGCAGATGCTCGAGCTGACTCTGCCGCAGACCAAGAAgaggaggaaaaagaagacTTCGATGAGGCTGATGAAGCAACAGCAGCAGACCAGACACGTCTGCAAGGACACGGAGAGGCTGCTCCGCGTACTCAGCGTTAACAATGTGGACCAAGATAATAGGTACAACGTCACACGGTGTTCTGTCATGTAG